The DNA sequence TGttttacaaaaagaaaagaagagacaATTCTAGTACTAGTAAAATAATCATTCTCTTATCTAAAGAAATATTTGTTTCATATTTAAAAGCTGTtgcatgatttttctttttttcttttaaatttatcaGAAGAAAAAATTGTTTTAGTTGGTGTATCTTGCCTTAAACCTGGATCAGTTGTGCAAGGTGTGAAGAACCAGCCCTGGGTGCAACTATAACCAGAGTATATGATCTGCAACcaggaaaaaaaaagtgaaaaaaggtTCTAAAATCTTTTATGGAGTAAAATCTGTTATATCATTTTTACAAGTCAAAGTAGCCATTGGACTGTTAACATCAACATACAAATgcggaaaaaagaaaagatatagaTTACTAATTTCTTGCTAAAAAAATTGTACAATCAATAATACTTAATTAGAAAGAGCATCCAACAGCTCAAAAGTTAATACCTTGTTTGTTATTGGACCACTTGCAATGTAAGGTTTTTCATTACGTAGATGATGGAAGCCATAAGCCACTTGGGCATCCATTCCTATAAAATATAACAAGACATTCTAAAATTTCTCACAAATATAAATTAGATATTCAATTGAGGCATCTAAAATGCTTTCTATCCTAAATCAACGTCCTATCCCAAGAAATTTATAGCATTTTAGGTTTCTTTATCATGCACATGCAGATGGATGATGAAAAGCAAAATATCCACAGGTATAAAGACATTTTCATTTCACTTCAGTGTGACAACCCCAATGATGAGGTCACATCCTGCTTTAACTTCTGATGGCATTATTGCACAGAAAGTTGTAGGACCAAAAGCCAAATATATATTGCACGTGTACCATGTGTAGTAACCCCAAAGCAATCTAGAATATCTGAGTACCATGCAGAGAGTAGTTTGGCTACAACATAATGTTCCAATTAACATACAGTAGTACTCATGAAGTGACTTGATTCTCAAATCTCATTGATTAATCGTAACTATTACCCAATTAATTAAAATGTACATGATGATAGTATGACACCAACTCCACAAATATTCATTTCAGTCAGCAGATGATACTGCAGTTGAACAGATTAAAGTACCTATGCTGAAGTAGTTGTAGAACACTCCTTCATAACTTGTCATTTTCTCGGGCAGTTCTCCCTCAATTTCCATGCCCTACAGAGACAAGATACGTCACTCATATTAGAAGTCAGGGGAGAAAAAATTAATAAGTTATGTTAATAAAAGGGGTAATGAGAAGAAATAACTGAATAAAAAATCAGAAATATCCATCAGTGTAAGTTTAATGGAAACAAACATTCGGGACTGACAAGTGAAATCTGAAAAAAATGACCATAAACAACTGATGTCAATCTCTTCCATCGTTCCACCCTcgctaaattttctatttttcttgaaTTGCACAAGATGAAGTGCCCAACAGTATTTCATTTCCAGAAGTTTTAAACGTTGCACTTACTTTTTCAGTTACAATGTACCAAAGGAACACAATAAGAGTTAATCCCATAATGGATCAATTCATACGATTTCTTATTCAGATACCTCAAGCACAAACCATAACAGTTCCTCACCCAATTATTTGCCAGAAAACAATTTTTTTGGTCAATATCACTGTGACCACTGAAGCTACCAAACTTTGGTTCTTAAActataaaagattaattttagCGGGAATATAATGTTTTTGAAACTATTTTAGGGACCAACAAGGCAACAACATAGCTACCGTCCAAAAAGACCCTGTAATGGCTACTTATATTAATGAAAGGTACAGTAAGCTATAAAGCTATCTCATGATTATTGTATAGTAAAACATGATATATTAGTTAAGCCATCTAAACAAACACCATATAATCTAATCATGAAAACTTACATTGCCAAAGAATATATTATCTTTCTTAAATATTCATGAAGCATATGCATTTCAACCCAATTAACTAGTACACAAGGTATCATTGCCACTACAAAAAGCAGCATAGCTAATTTGCAACATGGTGCTAAGATAAATGAATGGTGTAAAAAAAACGGCCAAAACCTGATCAATAGTAAAATCTTCTGTATGTTTCAAAGAATGTGGGGGGTCCATAGGCGTGCCATCTGGCATTGAAAGTGAAACTCGCCAACTGTGTTGAATGGACAAAAagataaatcaaattcaaatatgaaaTTCATAGCAAAGAGAACCAACTATAAATATTTCtccatttaaaataaaaacttctGCATGTTTTCTAGTTTATCCATCTTAAGATAGAATATGCAAAGTGCATATAACATGAGGTAGAACTTGATATAGTACAGAAGTACAAAACTACAAATCAAGTCTCATCGATCATAGCAATGCCAGAACATAAATCCCACAGACCAGTACCTCCAGGCATTAGGCTATGACACacttcataaaattatttatttgcagAGAACTACTTGAAAGAGTCTACAATATGACAATGTCATACTTGAAACTCGGAGCTTAAAAAGTTACAGCTTACCTATCCAAACGATGAATTGGTCCAATACTAGCTTTGAGCAGAGTTCTTTTAATAGCTGATTTCCAAGCAAAAGGAAATGAACCACCCTGATAAATATCCAAAAGACTGATTAACATAGTAAACCCAATATTCGTTTAATCTATAATTTCCAAGCATATGAATGCTTACCCAATGGAAACTCCTAGACAGGTCATTTCCTGTACCAAGAGGTACGATAGCCACAGGAGGAACTGGCTCTCGACCTTGATTGCGAAGTTCTATGAGACATCCTAATACCCAGCCAACAGTACCATCACCTCCAGCAACCTGCCCAATCAACGAGATCCACCCTATGTGATTGCTATTTTACTAATATCtaaacttggtatgcacaattgccATGGTGGCTGACTAGCACCAGATCACACAATCACATTGTATTTTATCTTCCATTTGAAAACCAAACATCTCTTGCAAATCACAcgatttttttttctgctttaaTACAGAAGGAAAAAAAGAACCACTAATTCCTCTAATTAGAATAATATCTCAAATTTCTGAATTAAGTATGCATAGTGAGAAGAGAGAGCCATGCACTATAGCAGGTACTATGAGGTAAAAATAGTCACAACACTTCATGCAACTAATTCAGTTCActgaaaattaaaactaaaaaaaaaaatgtcaTCATACACTCTGCATTTAAACCATGTGAAATATATCGCCTGTTATAGACAGATCCCTATCAACATACCAAAACCCTGATTTTTTCACGAGTTTCTTTGGCACAAGTATCACCAATAGCAGCCAACATCTCCAGGCAACCCAATCCATACCGTACAAACTCATGAGGCTTCACATCTGATAGGTCAAAAACCTGCAATGTAAATAGAACCAACCTAACATCAACCAGTCATGCATGGAAAAACACCAGCAGCACAAACAGGACTATAGAGACGATAACAGGTGCGAAAATCGAAAGAATCAATTAACCACTACAAAATTCATTGATGCAACTCGAATAACGAAAACACAACAGAGTATGATGAAGGAATCTAAATGGAAAACGAGACTTCCTTTCTCATATTCAGTCTCAGTTGTAACAGTACTTCTATTACTAGATCTTCAACTTTTAGCAGATTTTTCCCCCTCTATGATTTTCTCTGTTCAACGACGGGTTTATTCAGAGAAGCATCTAAAAGCAAGCaagagaagaataagaagagagaagaaCCTGTTCGTCGCTGATGAGTTGCTGGAGCCTCTCCTTGAGGGCGGGACCGTGGCGGCCACCGCTTTTGGGATTGATAAAGACGACCATGGGAGAAGAGGGAGGGGAGGAGTCGTCGTCGTTGGTGCGGGAGAGGTAGCGGGACTCGCCGGCGGCAGGGTCCTGGAGGCGGATGGAGTCACGCATTGCGAAGCGGAGGTACTGCGGCATGGCAAGTTGCTTCTTCAAGTCTTCCTTGTCAATCCGCATCCCGGAGAGGCCGCATCCCCTAATCGACTCCACAATCGACGACCTCACCGCTATCTTGTTGGTATCTCCCGTCGTCGACGGCGGTTCCatctccttctttctctctctcacacactctGTCTCTTGGATTCGATTCTTGTGCGCGAAACTTAACTGCTGGCTTGGTTGGACGAAGACGAGTAAATGGGATTtctattcaaaaaagaaaggaattttatttatttattcagtatatttgtttatttatgtGTGTCAAgacaactaaaaaataatatgcattaaaaataggaaaaatggCTGCGTGTGGGTGTGAGTGAGGGTGGACAGCGCTTTCACTTTCCGAGGATAGGAAAAGTCCCAGTCGTGGAACGGTGGTTTTCAGTTTTGAGAATAAAAGGTGGTGGTGCAACTTTGCCGTTCCGGAATCGCCTTTTTTATATTGGGGAAAAACAAATGCCCTTCAGCGTCAAAATTATTTACGAAAATGGGCATGGTGCTGCCCCAACGGCTATTTGTCTATCACTCACCCAACCAACACGTTCCTCAATCCTCATCATTGCTTTCCATTAATGTCATACagtattattaaatatttttttatatatactttttaattgaCGAGTATTAAGATTTATCATTTATTAGCAAGAAGTCTCTTTTTCTTTTACGGGAATGGATTCTTTTTaacaatgaaaaaataaaatgtgattttttattattaattttataagtgtgacaaaaataaatatgagaacgaataataaaaaataaaaaattatattttatatttttaatttttttaataattaaaaagattcattctttttttttttactatttgagtttagataaagatataattttaaatactaattaataaattaaaaaatttaaaatttaattatcttttaaatttatgtaGTATAATTCATacgtaaatatttattttttatttttaaaaaaaaatttcatgtaTTATTTTCAAATACAATAAAGCCATACCTCTATAAATACATAAAACATAACAAATTTTAGTAGATCTATCATCTATAAGTTCACTTATTCGTTGTTTAGCGGTTAAATTTTACTTTTTGCGTGTAATTtattaaccaataataaatttataaaaaaaattgatatacattaaattaatttttgatcttTTAAATAGAGAAATACTACAAACAATCAATCAAAATAAATACATGGAAGACTTTTGTAATCCTATCAAGCAGCACCcttctcaaaaaaattttaaccaaTGTAATCCACATATTTTCGAGTTAAACCCCAAAATAGTCCTTGAGATTCACAAAATGCACTGATTTAGTCCCTGACTTTCCAATTACACTATTTATGTCCCTGAGATTGGAAAAATGCACCTAGTTGGTCCCTTCCCCTTTTTCCGTCCAAACTCGTTCCCGGCGGCAATGATGTGGCAAAATTTTTGCCATACTGAACTATAGAGAACGGCGTCATATAACTATTTggcgctaaaaaataaaaacgacGCCGCTTCATTCACGAAGGAGTTACCAAAACTTATAACCCCCATATTCAAAGACTTCgtcacttcatcttcttcatcacgtTTGAAATGAAAGCTCCATAGCCTGGGTTCTGATAGTCCTTCGAGGTTTATTGGGGTGAGACAAATTGGAGAGGCCCGAAACGTGCTCATCGGTCGTTCAAAACCGGGGAAGGAAGGAGCAAAGCTTCCTCGTGAATCCCGTGACACAGAGGTAGGCATGCAGTgaataaactattttttatttatcttttatagagTTAAGGTATCCTTTGTTGTGAGTTTGATTTGGAAATTTTGTGTTGGTTGATGA is a window from the Arachis hypogaea cultivar Tifrunner chromosome 1, arahy.Tifrunner.gnm2.J5K5, whole genome shotgun sequence genome containing:
- the LOC112698834 gene encoding diacylglycerol kinase 7, whose translation is MEPPSTTGDTNKIAVRSSIVESIRGCGLSGMRIDKEDLKKQLAMPQYLRFAMRDSIRLQDPAAGESRYLSRTNDDDSSPPSSPMVVFINPKSGGRHGPALKERLQQLISDEQVFDLSDVKPHEFVRYGLGCLEMLAAIGDTCAKETREKIRVLVAGGDGTVGWVLGCLIELRNQGREPVPPVAIVPLGTGNDLSRSFHWGGSFPFAWKSAIKRTLLKASIGPIHRLDSWRVSLSMPDGTPMDPPHSLKHTEDFTIDQGMEIEGELPEKMTSYEGVFYNYFSIGMDAQVAYGFHHLRNEKPYIASGPITNKIIYSGYSCTQGWFFTPCTTDPGLRGLKNILRMHIRKVNCSEWEQVPIPSSVRAIVALNLHSYGSGRDPWGKLKPEYLEKRGFVEADVADGLLEIFGLKQGWHASFVMVELISAKHIAQAAAIRLEVRGGEWKNSYMQMDGEPWKQPLSRDFSTVVEIKREPFQSLMVSGE